In Bacteroidota bacterium, the sequence ATCACCGATCAGACCAAAGACGAGAAGACATTTATTGTCCGCAGCTATAGCGACCGCTCGCTCGGCGCGTATTACCTCTATGATTTCGAGCATGACGATCTCCGGTTGCTCGCCGAGATTAGTCCATGGCTGAAAGAAGCGGACCTCGCGCCGATGAAGCCGATCACGTATCAATCGCGCGATGGCCTGACCATTCACGGGTATCTCACGCTGCCGGTGGGTTCGGATGGTAAGGACTTGCCGGTCATCGTCAATCCACATGGCGGACCGTGGGCGCGCGATCGATGGATGTATAATCCCGAAGTCCAGTTTCTGGCCAACCGAGGCTACGCGGTGTTCCAAACGAACTTTCGCGGCTCGACCGGGTATGGCCGCAAGTTTTGGGAGGCATCGTTCAAGCAGTGGGGCCGCAAGATGCAGGACGATATCAGCGATGGCGTGCTATGGCTGATCAAGGAGGGCATTGCTGACCCCAAACGCATCGCGATCTATGGCGGCAGCTATGGCGGCTACGCCACGCTTGCCGGCGTGACGTTCTCACCGGAGCTTTACGCGTGCGCAGTCGATTACGTTGGCGTCTCGAATCTCTTCACGTTCATGCTGACGATCCCGCCGTATTGGAAGCCGTATCTCGAAACGATGTACGAGATGGTCGGGCATCCCGAGAACGACAAAGCAATGCTCGAAGCCGCGAGTCCGGTGTTCCATGTCGATAAGATTCGCGCGCCACTCATGGTCATTCAGGGTGCCAAGGACCCGCGCGTAAACATTAAAGAGGCGGAGCAGGTCGTCGAGGCGCTCCGATCGCGCGGTATCGATGTGCCGTATATCGTCAAAGAGAACGAGGGCCACGGCTTCCGCAATGAGGAGAACCGCTTCGAAGTCTACGAAGCGATGGAAGCATTCTTCGCGAAGCATTTGGGGAAGTAGGTGAAGACATTCGACGAAATTCGGTCGGATCTCGCTGAGGGACGAATTGAGCTAACCGTTCACTCTCTCAAGCGAATTGTTCAAAGAAATATCTCCCGACGTGAAATCGTTGAAGCCGCATCCAAGTCAAAAATTATCGAGGACTATCCCGAAGACAAGTATTATCCGAGTTGTCTGATCCTCGGTTTTGCGCGAAGCGGTCGGCCGCTGCATTTACATGTGTCCCGTGTGCCCGGACCAGACACCAGGCTCATCACGATTTATGAACCAAACCCGGAGGAATGGGTTG encodes:
- a CDS encoding S9 family peptidase, encoding MTALRPPQIPLRDFFRNPEKTAYKISPDGRYVSHMEPYERRLNVFVEPREAAGTGSTALRVTNETGRDIGGHWWKNNHRIVYMRDFGGDENFHLFAVDRDGSNQRDLTPYEGVKVEVLDELEEIENEILIGMNRRDPAAFDVFRLNIETGETQLIAQNPGPITRWLTDHEGKVRIAMATDGVNNTLLYRDREDQPFHEVLTTHFKESLEPMFFTFDNKNLYALSNIGRDRLAVVTFDLAAGREIEVLYEHPEVDTDGIGYSKKRKVPTAITFTTWKQELHHLDEETRRLYDQLLKRLPNYEIVITDQTKDEKTFIVRSYSDRSLGAYYLYDFEHDDLRLLAEISPWLKEADLAPMKPITYQSRDGLTIHGYLTLPVGSDGKDLPVIVNPHGGPWARDRWMYNPEVQFLANRGYAVFQTNFRGSTGYGRKFWEASFKQWGRKMQDDISDGVLWLIKEGIADPKRIAIYGGSYGGYATLAGVTFSPELYACAVDYVGVSNLFTFMLTIPPYWKPYLETMYEMVGHPENDKAMLEAASPVFHVDKIRAPLMVIQGAKDPRVNIKEAEQVVEALRSRGIDVPYIVKENEGHGFRNEENRFEVYEAMEAFFAKHLGK
- a CDS encoding DUF4258 domain-containing protein, whose protein sequence is MKTFDEIRSDLAEGRIELTVHSLKRIVQRNISRREIVEAASKSKIIEDYPEDKYYPSCLILGFARSGRPLHLHVSRVPGPDTRLITIYEPNPEEWVDNFSNRK